From a single Lytechinus variegatus isolate NC3 chromosome 9, Lvar_3.0, whole genome shotgun sequence genomic region:
- the LOC121421938 gene encoding nucleoside diphosphate kinase A 2-like encodes MILMGAGAPEPYAGEDKDREWTDICIKSISRSSFYVPALFNRTASLKKVERTFIMVKPDGVQRGLVGDIIHRFEKRGFKMVAGKMTMATEDIIRTHYARFQSRSFFAGILKFFATYPVFVMVWEAQDAVRQVRLMLGDSHPDNCVPGTIRGDYSLDLGRDVCHASDSVEAANSEISLWFRPEEVVNYTLCTEPIMYEFYDDLFHS; translated from the exons ATGATCTTGATGGGCGCTGGGGCACCAGAACCATATGCGGGCGAAGACAAGGATCGTGAATGGACTG ATATCTGTATAAAATCAATCTCAAGGTCTTCCTTCTATGTTCCAGCATTGTTCAACAGGACAGCTAGTCTGAAGAAGGTTGAGAGAACTTTCATCATGGTCAAACCGGATGGGGTTCAAAGAGGACTCGTCGGCGACATCATCCACCGCTTCGAAAAGCGTGGCTTCAAGATGGTTGCTGGGAAGATGACGATGGCCACTGAGGATATCATCAGGACTCACTATGCTCGGTTTCAATCCCGTTCATTTTTCGCTGGAATCCTGAAATTCTTTGCCACTTACCCCGTCTTTGTCATGGTCTGGGAAGCACAGGATGCAGTGAGGCAGGTACGTCTGATGCTTGGAGACTCCCACCCGGATAATTGTGTACCCGGGACGATCCGCGGAGACTATTCTCTCGATCTCGGTCGAGATGTCTGCCACGCTTCTGACAGCGTGGAGGCGGCCAACTCTGAGATTAGCCTTTGGTTCAGACCAGAGGAAGTTGTAAACTATACGCTCTGCACCGAGCCTATCATGTATGAATTCTATGATGACTTATTCCATTCATGA